From the genome of Pseudoxanthomonas sp.:
GCTACGGCGCGCGCTGTCGATGACAGGCGCGACGATACCCCCGTTGGGCGCGGGCTGGCAGTTGTCGTTGATGTGATCGCTGCAGATTTTGGCCTTCTTCGCAGGATCGGGGTCCACGCCGATGCCGCGCGAGCCGACGAAAATGGCATGTTCCAAGCCCGGCACGCCGAATACGATCGCCCCGCGCGGCTGTCCCGGCACGCAGGCGCCGCCGGCCTGGCAGCGTTCGATCTTCAGCCCGTTGCCGGTGATGACGTTGGCGCTGATGCGGTTGGGCAGCGAGGTCGGCTGCGGGCGCACGGCCACGCCGATACCGTTGCCAGTGATGGTGTTGCCATCGACCACGTTGTCGCGGCCGGTCAGGCTGACGCCGATGGAGTTGCCGGTGAAGGTATTGGCCGCGATGGTGTTGCGGTTGCCCCAGTTGATCTGCAGGCCGTCGGAGTAATTTTCGAAGCGGTTGCGGATCACCGTGTTGTCGTTGCCCCACAGGATCTCGATGCCCTGCGAGGGCTCGGCATTGGCGTCGGTGGAGCGGAACACGTTGTCGGCCACCAGGTTCCAGGCCGCGCCGCGGGTCAGCTCCAGGCCGTCGCCGTTGTCGATGAACTCATTGCGCACCACGCGGTTGTGGACCGTAGTGGTCGGCGTGGACTGGCCATTGCCGTCATCGCCGGTCAGCATCAGGCCGGCGCCGCCCTTGTTGGCGACGATCCGGTTGTCGTGGATCTCGCTGCCGCTGGCACGGTTGACCAGCACGCCGATGCAGAAGTTGCGCACTTCCAGGCCGGCCAGCTCCACGCCCTGCGTATCGCGCAGGACCAGGCCGGGCAGGGTGGTGGTGCGCACGTTGGTGCCGAACTGGCCTTCCACCGCACCCGGGCAGGCCTTGGTGCCTTCGCCGGTGACATAGGCCGACCCGTCGATGGCCACGAACTGCCCGGCCTGCTGCCACGGCACGCCGACGATGGCGACCGGGCCCTTGATCTCCGGCAGCGGCCGGGTCGGCTTGATCACGTACGGCGCGGCGCCAACAGCGGCGATTTCGATGCGGTACCTGCCCGGCGCGGCGTTGGCGGTGGTGATCGCCCAGCGCAGTGAGCCTTGCGCCTCGTCATCGGCGTAGCGGTTCACGACCAGCACCTCGCGCGGGACCGGCGCGGGTTCGGGCTGGTAGGCGCTGGCGGCACCCGGCAGGCAGGCCAACAGGCAGGCTGGCAAAGCCCGCAGCAACGGGCTGGGCGTGAACGTGGGACGACGCATGGACATCTCCGGGTGCAATCGGGACCGGGCCGGCAGGCGGCGCGGAGGGCAGGCAGACGTGTCGCGAACCCTCCGCGAAGACGGCTTCCAGCCGGCACCACTGCATGGGTACACACGCTAGATTCTCCGCAGTGCAGCATTCAAGTTCGAATATCGCTTGCAAGGGCGATATTCGGACAAAACATCTAAGACCTTCGTCCAATGCGTATCGATGCACGGCTCGCTTCGGCGAGTGCAGTGGGGTCGGATCGAGTGTGTTGGCCGCGGGAGCGGGCCTGTTCGATGCAAAGAAAAGGGCCGCTGTGAGCGGCCCTTCGGGTCTTACTTGCTGCGTGCCTTGGCGAAGGCGGCGGCCAGGGCGTTGTCGGCCGGCGGGGCAGTCGGCTTGGGTGGGCGCATGGCGTTGCCGCCGGGGCGTCCACCGCGGTCGTTGTTGCGTGCGCCCCGGTCCTCGCGCGGGCCGCTGGTGGCTGCCCCGGGCACATCGTCCATGCGCCGGGTCAGGGCGATGCGCTTGCGGGCCACGTCGACCTCCAGCACCTTCACCTTGACGATGTCGCCGGCCTTGACCACGTCGCGCGGATCCTTGACGTAGGTGTCCGACAGCGCGGAGATATGCACCAGGCCGTCCTGGTGCACGCCGATGTCGACGAACGCACCGAACGCGGCGACGTTGCTGACCACGCCTTCCAGGATCATGCCTTCGCGCAGGTCCTTGATGTCCTCCACGCCGTCGGCAAAGCGCGCGGCCTTGAACTCCGGGCGCGGGTCGCGGCCCGGCTTTTCCAGTTCTTTCAGGATGTCGCGCACCGTGGGCACGCCGAACTTTTCGTCGGTCAGGCTTTCGGCCTTGAGGCTGCGCAGGAAGGCGGTGTCGCCGATGATCTGCTTGACGCCCTTGCCCTGCGCCGCTGCGAGAATGCGCTCGACCACCGGATAGGCTTCCGGATGCACCGAGGACGCATCCAGCGGCTGCTCGCCGTCGGCGATGCGCAGGAAGCCGGCACATTGTTCGAAGGTCTTCTCGCCCAGGCGCGGCACTTTCAGCAGCGCCTTGCGCGAAGCGAACGGGCCGTTCTGGTCGCGATACACGACGATGTTCTCAGCGACCGTCGACGACAGGCCGGACACGCGCGTCAGCAGCGCCGCCGAAGCGGTATTCACGTCCACGCCGACCGCATTCACGCAGTCCTCGACCTTGGCATCCAGCGCACGCGCCAGACGGAACTGGTCCACGTCGTGTTGGTACTGGCCTACGCCAATGGCCTTCGGTTCGATCTTCACCAGCTCGGCCAGCGGGTCCTGCAGGCGGCGTGCAATCGAGACCGCGCCGCGGATCGACACGTCCAGGTTCGGGAATTCCTTGGCGGCGGTTTCCGAAGCCGAATACACGGATGCGCCGGCTTCGCTGACCACGATCTTCTGCAGCTTCGGGTTGTTGCAGGCCTTGATGACGTCACCGGCCAGCTTGTCGGTTTCGCGGCTCGCTGTGCCGTTGCCGATGGCGATCAGTGCGACGTTGTGCTGTTCACACAGGCGCTTGATGGTGTGCAGCGACTGGTCCCACTGGCGCTTGGGTTCGTGCGGATAGATCGTGTCGGTGGCGACCAGCTTGCCGGTGGCATCGACCACGGCGATCTTGCAGCCGGTGCGGATGCCCGGGTCCAGGCCCAGCACCGCGTGCGGGCCGGCCGGCGCGGCCAGCAGCAGGTCCTTGAGGTTGTCGCCGAACACGTCGATGGCCTCGCCTTCGGCCTTCTCGCGCGCCTGGTTGAACAGGTCCAGCATCAGGTGCAGGTGCAGCTTGGCGCGCCAGGTCAGGCGACACGCTTGTGCGAGCCATGCATCGGCGGCGCGGCCCTGCACGCGGATGCCGGCGGCCAACGCGATGCGTCCCTCCGCGTAGGCATTGCCGGCGTCGATGTCGCTGCCCGGATCGAGTTCGAGCTGGATGAATTCCTCGCGGCGTGCACGGAACAGCGCCAGCAGGCGGTGCGAAGGAATCTTGGCCAACGCTTCGCTGTGCTCGAAGTAGTCGCGGTACTTGGCACCGGCGTCTTCCTTGCCTTCGATCACCTTGGCGCGGATCACGCCATTGCTGTCCAGCCAGCTGCGCAGCTCGCCCAGCAGTGCGGCGTCTTCGCCCCAGCGCTCCATCAGGATGGCGCGTGCGCCTTCCAGTGCGGCCTTGGGATCGGCCACGCCTTTCTCGGCATCGACGAAGCTGGCGGCGAATTCTTCCGGCACGCGGGTGGGATCTTCCAGCAGGCCATCAGCCAGCGGTTCAAGCCCGGCTTCGCGCGCGATCTGCGCACGCGTGCGGCGCTTCTGCTTGTACGGCAGGTACAGGTCTTCCAGGCGCGATTTGGTATCGGCGGCCAGCAGATCGTCGCGCAGGGCATCGGTGAGCTTGCCCTGTTCTTCGATGCTGGACAGGATCGCGGCGCGGCGGTCTTCCAGTTCGCGCAGGTAGACCAAGCGCGTTTCCAGGTTGCGCAGCTGGGTGTCGTCCAGGCCGCCGGTGACTTCCTTGCGGTAGCGCGCGATGAACGGCACCGTGGCGCCTTCATCCAGCAGCGCGATGGCGGCCAGCGCCTGTGCGGCCTGGGCGCCGATCTCGTCGGCGATGGTCTGGGCGATCTGGCGCGCGAGCGCTGCGGAGAGTTCTGCCATTGCGTTGGGTTCAACCGGGACTACAGGGCCGGCGATTGTGGCGTCCTCCGTGCGCCAGTCCAAGCCGTTGACTTTCACCCCGCATGGGCAGACTGCGGTTTGACGCCGGGCTGGACCGCTGCTAGAAGATCCTGCGGCCGCCCTGGCCATCATCACCAGACAGGACGTCACCATGACCCTCGATCCGGAGCAGCTGGCAGAACAGCACGTGCGTGAGTTCGCTGGTCCGCAAGACCTGATGCTGCGGCAGGCGGGTCGCGCGCTGGAGGCCGCCGTCCAGCACTTGCCCGAAGCCGAGCAGATCGCCTTTGCCGACCGCTACATGGAACGGCTGGCTCGGCTGACGCTGCCGCAGTCGCGGGCCGGCCGCCCAAGTGACGCCATCAAGGGTCAGCCGCCGGTCGTGTCGGGCCTGTTGGGTGACGCCGACCCGCGAACCCAGCGATCACGCTTTCGACTGTTGCTGCCGATGCTGGTCATCCTGGCGGTGATCGTGGTTTTACTGATCAAAGGAGTGGGGGCGCAGTAGAACACCGTGCGCGTGCTGGGTCATGACCGGCTTACGCGTGCCGGCGATTGGGCAGGAACGCCGCCACGATCCCCAGCAGCGGCAGGAACGAGATCACCTGGTACACCCAGAAGATGCTGGTGTGGTCGGCCAGCACGCCCAGCACTGCCGCGCCCAGGCCGCCCATGCCGAAGGCAAAGCCGAAGAACAGCCCGGACACCGTGCCGATGCGGCTGGGCATCAGTTCCTGTGCATAGACCAGGATCGCCGAGAACGCCGAGGACAGCACGAAGCCGATGATCATCGTCAGCACCGTGGTCCAGCCCAGGCTGGCGTAGGGCAGGGCGAGCGCGAACGGTGCCACGCCCAGGATCGAGGCCCAGATCACCGGCTTGCGGCCGATGCGGTCGCCGACCGGCCCACCGATCAGCGTGCCGGCGGCCGATGCCAGCAGGAAGCCGAACAGATGCAGCTGCGCGCTCTGCACCGACAGCTGGAATTTCTGGATCAGGTAGAACGTGTAATAGCTGCTCAGGCCGGCGATGTAGAAGTACTTGCTGAAGATCAGCACCAGCAGGATGCCGACCACCCACATCACGGTGCGACGCGGCAGCGGCGCGACATCGGCTACGACAGCGCGCTTGGGCGCGTTCGCACTGTTGACCAGGTGCTGTTGGTACCAGCGGCTGACGTAGCTTAGCAGGCCGATGCCGATCAGCGCCGCGCCGGCAAACCACGCCACGCTGGTGCGGCCGTTGGGCACGATCACCGCCGCGGCGATCAGCGGGCCGATTGCGGTGCCGGTGTTGCCGCCGACCTGGAACACCGACTGCGACAGCCCATGGCGCCCGCCCGAGGCCAGCCGTGCGATGCGCGAGGATTCGGGATGGAAGATGGCAGAGCCGATGCCGACCAGCATCGCCGCGCACAGCACCAGCGCGAAGCTCGGCGCGTAGGCCAGCAACACCAGGCCGCACAGCGTGGAGGCCATGCCCATCGGCAGCGAATACGGCGCCGGCTTGCGGTCGGTGCGCAGGCCGATCAGCGGCTGGAACAGCGAGGCGGTGAGTTGGTAGGTCAGCGTGATCAGGCCGACCTGGGCGAAGCTGAGTTGGAACTGGCCCTTGAGGATCGGATACAGCGCCAGGATCAGCGACTGCATCATGTCGTTGACCAGGTGCGAACTGGTGATCGCCGCGAGTACGCCCACGGCGACCGGGCGATGGGTGGAAGCGGGAACTGCCAGTGGCGGCGCGGTCGTGGACATGGTGATCGGGACAGGAAGGCGCGCTGCGGCGCGGACCGGGCGCATGGTAGGGTGCGCAGATTCGCCCTTCCTGCGCGATCTGGTCATGGCTCTTTCCAAAAAGGACATTTCGAGGCGAGCCACGGGCGGCAACACCGGGCGCGAGCGGCCGGTCGTCGAGGCATCGGGGACAGCGGTCTATTGCCGTGCGCGCGATTACGCCCGCGACACGCATATTCCGCTGCATCACCATCCGGACCGGCATCAACTGGTCTATGCCGAAACCGGCGTGCTGGTGGTCAAGGCCGGGCATGGCCGCTGGGTCGTGCCCAGCACGCGCGCCATCTGGATGCCGGCGGGCATGGGCCATGCGGTCAACTGCATCGGCGAGGTCCGCATGCGCAGCCTGTACATCCTGCCCGATGCCATCGCCCACCCGCCGGTTGAGGCCTCGGCCGTCTCGGTGACGCCGCTGTTGGCGGCGCTGATCCACGACGCGGTGGAGGTGGAGCAGCCTTACGCGGAAGACTCGCGCGACGGCCGCCTGATGCGCTTGATCCTGGACGAACTGCAGACACTGCCGGTGCTGCCGTTGCACCTGCCCGAACCGGCCGACCCACGCCTGCGCATGATCGGCCAGCGCCTGGAGCAGCAGCCCGAAGACGCCTCTACGCTGCAGGACTGGGCCACGCGCCTGCAGGTGGACGTCAAGACGATCCAGCGCCTGTGCGCGCGCGAGCTGGGCATGACCTTCGGCCAGTGGCGCCAGCAGTCGCGCCTGCTGCGCGCGCTGGAGCGCCTGGCCGTGGGCGAGAAGGTGATCGACGTGGCGCTGGCCCTGGGCTACGACAGCCCCAGCGCGTTCGCGACCATGTTCAAGCGCCGCTTCGGGCAATCGCCGAGCCAGTTCTTCCGCTGACAACGCCAGGCTGGGACGGCGTTCACGGATGGCAGGTTTGACGGCATGGGGAGTGGCTGATAGAAAACGCTACGGCCTTCGGGGAGGCTTTCCACACGCAATGAGATGGATCTCCATGCCCCGTTTCCCGCTGCCCGCCGCTGTCCTGCACCTGATCTGCCTGGCCACCATGTGCCTGGCGATGCCGGGATGCACGGCGCCTGCGCGCAAGGGAGACGTCCCCGCCGCTGCTTCCATCCCTTCGAAGGATCCGATGATGAACGCCATCACTTCACCGTCCCTCAGCGTGGACGATCTCAACCAGCGCGTGCTGCAGCTGATCGACAGCATCCGCACCCGCGACGATCTCGCGCCGCCACACATCCAGCGCCTGACCGGCGTGGACGTCGAGGTCAATGCCGTTGACCCCACCGTCTACGGCATCGCCGGCGCCGTGCAGGGCAGCGGCCGCTACAGCCTGGTGTCCTCGCACAAGAACGCCGCCGGGCAAGTGGACAGCCTGCTGTTCTCGCTGGAACCCAACGACGCTGCCGCGCCCTGCGCCAAGGTCGACGACTACCGCACCGCGTTGTCTGCCGCCGGCTTTGCCGGCCAGCATCTGCCCGCCGGGCATCGCGGCCAGGAATCTTGGTACTTCACCCGCGACGGCGTGAGCGTGAACCTGCACGTTCGCGACGCGCGCGGTGCGCCAACGCCGCAGGCCTGCGTGGCCTCTCTGGTGATCGGCGTCTATCAGTAACCCTGCGAGGACAAGGACATGAACGACACGAACGTCGAACGCCGTACCCCGCAGACCCAGACGCCGGAGCAGCAGCTCCAGACCATGCTCGATGCCTTCGACAAGGCCAATGCCAAGGGCGACGTGCATCCCGGCCAGGATCTGAAGGCGGTGCTGGACAGCACCCCTGGCCTGAAGACCAACGTGCTTGATGCCATCGGCAAGAACCAGCTGCAGAAGATCGAAGCGCTCAACGTCGATGGCGCGCTGGGCGTGTACATGGGCGATTCGCGCACCATCCAGATCTCGCCGGACCAGCTGCACATCGCCCGGACCGACCCGGAGATGCTCAATTCGGTGCGCTTCACGCTCGGGCACGAGGTCAAGCACGCGGCCGACCGTGCGCAGATCATGACTTCGGATGCGAATCTGGAGAAAGGCATCAATGCCGTCGCTCAGAGCGATGGCAAGGTCCACGATTACACCGCGGCCATCAAGCAGTTCAACGAGACCTCGCGCAGCCTGGAGACGCACGCCGAACTCACCGGCTACAACGTGGTGGTCGATCAGGTGCTGAAGGACAACCCCAAGGCGACCCTGCGCGATGTCTACAACACCTCGCCCAGCGACATGGATCCCTACATCGAGAAGGGCGGCACCCCGGGCAACCCGGCCTATACGCCACGCGCAGGCATCACCCTTGATGGCCTGAAGATGCCGGAGACCAAGGAGAACCTGGCCGCGGTCAACACGTACTTCTACGAGGCGCGTGGCTACCCGCAGCAGAACGTCTCCAACCTGCTGGACTACGCCGGCCAGGTCGAAGCCCAGCTGCATCCAGGCAAGGATGCACCGAAGATCCAGGTCGACCTGGGGGCCATCGGCGTCAAGGCGAGCGATGTGTCGACCAGCACGCCCTACGTCGATGCCAGCACCATGCACAAGCGTGCGGCGCCTGTGAACGACGGTACGTCGCCCGAGCTGTCAGGCAACCCGCTGTACGACGGCGCCGCCGAAGGCCTGGGCCGGACCAGGGCAGGTGCCGCACTGGAAGGACAGGCGTTCCAGCAAGCCGCCGCCGCGATGGCCGTGCAGGCACAGCAGGATGGCCTGAGCCGGATCGACAGCGTGCATGAGGGCCAGGATGGCCGCCTGTTTTCCATCCAGGGGCAACCGGGCGCACCCGATGCCCTGCGCAGCCACGTCGACCGCGAACAGGCTGTGCGCCAACCGTTGGAGCAGAGCGCGCAGACGCTGCAGGCGCCCGCGCCGCAGGTCCAGGCGCGCGAGCAGGACGTGCAGCAGCACGCGCCACTGATGCGCTAGCAGCGCGCCAGCGGCCTCCGTCAGTGCCGGTGGCGACGTTCAACGACCACTTCGGCCCGTTGGCCGCACTGGTGCATCAGCCGGCCGGCGATGCTTTCGATGGCGTGATTGCGGGGTGGCCGTGTCGTCACCTGCCAAGCACTCGTGCATGGCTAGCGTGGCGTTTTCCGCATCCGGAGGCGTCGACCATGATCAAGTGGGCCATCATTTTCGCCATCATCGGTGTGATCGCTGGCGTCCTCGGCTTCGGCGGCATCGCCGGTGGCGCGTTCGCCATCGCCAAGTTCCTGTTCTGGGCCTTCATCATCATCGCCGCGATCCTGCTGGTGCTCGGCGTGACGGTCTTCAGGAAGGTCACCTGACGGCGGGTCGGAGGCGGTACCCTGCATCTCGCTTCGGAAGCGGCGCGATGCGGGTGTCGATCAGGCACCGGTCGTGGTCTGTGCTGCATCCGGGATCGGGCTTGCAGATTGCGAACGATGCGCGGCGCACACGAGCATGCTGCGTGCCGCATCGATCAGTGTTTGCTTGGCACTGTATCTGCCCCACTCCGTAACTGCGCCGCCATCCACGTGTCCAATCTCGGGCAGTGCGGGGGGCCGCTTGTGGAGACTGGGAAGAATCCGCCGTGCTTGCGCGTTGGTGATCGCCCGTGTCAGGACGTAGAAATCGCTCGCGGTCCTGACGGGAAACGCGGCTGATAGCTGCGGGAAGCGCCGGCGCAGGATCTGCGCGATCTCGTGCATCCAGACGAATGTTCCGGGGAGGTCGATGGAAGCCCCTGGCTGGGGGAACGCCATGCCATGGTCGATGAGCCAGGATGCGGCATCGCGTACGTCGGCGATCTCGTAGCCCAGGCGTGGGATCCGGCTGACGGTGCCATTGAGCAAGCGCTCGATCACCACCATTGAGCCTGGCACCCTGGCATTGAGCAAAGGCCCCATCAGGCTTGGCACACTGATGTTGAGCTGGGGACGTGCAGCGGTTGGGCCGAGCAGGTCCCTGGTCGGATCGAAGGGGGCTACGTTCGCGACATCCGCTGTCTGCCTAGCAGGCCGCAGGCGTTGCGGCGCCATGCCATGCACGGCGATGCACTTGGCGCGTTTGCTTCGCGCCGCTTGCCACAGGGCCTGCGTGGTTCCCACCTCGTCAGCGGACAGCTTTCCCGAGCTGGGCATCGCGCGGGCGACATTGGTGGCGACCTGGATCACGTACTCGCTGCCGTCGATGGCGTGCTTCCACTCGGAGGCAAGGTGGGTTCCGCCTGGCACCAGCTCCAGTCGAGCGGATGTGCCGTTCGGGGCCAGTTGCGCGCGAAGCCGCCGCTCCCCACGCATGTCAGCCAGGCTCGCTCTCACTGCGAATCCGCGCTCCAGCAGCAGCGAGATGACCTGGCTTTGAAGAAAGCCGCCCGCTTCTGCCACGAACACGCACGGCTTGGCGGTCGACACCGGTGCTTTGCCTGTCGCGTGGGTCATCCCGTTGCTCCTGGAAGCGTCGCTGCCTGGTCTTCGACGCAGCTGCCGGCCGCTTCAGCGGGCCCGGGTCTTGGCCAGCGTTGCGACAAGTTCCTCGGCGCCCAACTGGATTCCTTTCTTCGAAGCAGACAGCGCGCCGATGTTGGCCTTCACGTTCATCGCGTTGGGGTACTGCTTGCTCACGTAGGCATCGAGCAGGCGACCGCTCTGTGCGTCGTAGACCTCGACGGCGTAGGTCACCGAGCCGGACATGGCGCCTTCCTTGCCGCGGATGGATTGGACGAGGTTGTAGGAGCCGCCACCGATGTCAAAGCGCGAGGCGGCCGCCAGGAACTTCTTCGACGCCTTGGCGCCGGTCAGTGTGAGCTTGATCCGCAAGGTGTCCGGCCCTGCCACGTTGGTCAACTGGAAGGCCTTGCCCAACGCCGCTTCGAACTCGACCTGCATGTAATCGGCCAGTGCCTGCCGCTCCGGCAGCGGTACCTTTCCGAACTGCGCATCCGGACCTGCGTAGACGGCCACCGGCTCGAGCAGCACCAGCCCGTATCGCTTGCTGTCGGCACGATCGTTGTAGCGATAGGGAATCCTGTTGTCGCGGCGGTCGGGATTGACGTGCAGCTGCGCGGCGGAATCGAGTCCGGCATATCTCACTGGTGCGGTCGTTGCGCACCCGGTCAAGGCG
Proteins encoded in this window:
- a CDS encoding Tex family protein, whose product is MAELSAALARQIAQTIADEIGAQAAQALAAIALLDEGATVPFIARYRKEVTGGLDDTQLRNLETRLVYLRELEDRRAAILSSIEEQGKLTDALRDDLLAADTKSRLEDLYLPYKQKRRTRAQIAREAGLEPLADGLLEDPTRVPEEFAASFVDAEKGVADPKAALEGARAILMERWGEDAALLGELRSWLDSNGVIRAKVIEGKEDAGAKYRDYFEHSEALAKIPSHRLLALFRARREEFIQLELDPGSDIDAGNAYAEGRIALAAGIRVQGRAADAWLAQACRLTWRAKLHLHLMLDLFNQAREKAEGEAIDVFGDNLKDLLLAAPAGPHAVLGLDPGIRTGCKIAVVDATGKLVATDTIYPHEPKRQWDQSLHTIKRLCEQHNVALIAIGNGTASRETDKLAGDVIKACNNPKLQKIVVSEAGASVYSASETAAKEFPNLDVSIRGAVSIARRLQDPLAELVKIEPKAIGVGQYQHDVDQFRLARALDAKVEDCVNAVGVDVNTASAALLTRVSGLSSTVAENIVVYRDQNGPFASRKALLKVPRLGEKTFEQCAGFLRIADGEQPLDASSVHPEAYPVVERILAAAQGKGVKQIIGDTAFLRSLKAESLTDEKFGVPTVRDILKELEKPGRDPRPEFKAARFADGVEDIKDLREGMILEGVVSNVAAFGAFVDIGVHQDGLVHISALSDTYVKDPRDVVKAGDIVKVKVLEVDVARKRIALTRRMDDVPGAATSGPREDRGARNNDRGGRPGGNAMRPPKPTAPPADNALAAAFAKARSK
- a CDS encoding NosD domain-containing protein is translated as MRRPTFTPSPLLRALPACLLACLPGAASAYQPEPAPVPREVLVVNRYADDEAQGSLRWAITTANAAPGRYRIEIAAVGAAPYVIKPTRPLPEIKGPVAIVGVPWQQAGQFVAIDGSAYVTGEGTKACPGAVEGQFGTNVRTTTLPGLVLRDTQGVELAGLEVRNFCIGVLVNRASGSEIHDNRIVANKGGAGLMLTGDDGNGQSTPTTTVHNRVVRNEFIDNGDGLELTRGAAWNLVADNVFRSTDANAEPSQGIEILWGNDNTVIRNRFENYSDGLQINWGNRNTIAANTFTGNSIGVSLTGRDNVVDGNTITGNGIGVAVRPQPTSLPNRISANVITGNGLKIERCQAGGACVPGQPRGAIVFGVPGLEHAIFVGSRGIGVDPDPAKKAKICSDHINDNCQPAPNGGIVAPVIDSARRSGKGLSIDGHFSGVPSTVHRIEVFGNAKASDDEAAHYLGSISVATDTQGQGRFSYTSDDATAVGGVTSTVTALDGATSPLSAPHAVGR
- a CDS encoding XVIPCD domain-containing protein, producing the protein MNDTNVERRTPQTQTPEQQLQTMLDAFDKANAKGDVHPGQDLKAVLDSTPGLKTNVLDAIGKNQLQKIEALNVDGALGVYMGDSRTIQISPDQLHIARTDPEMLNSVRFTLGHEVKHAADRAQIMTSDANLEKGINAVAQSDGKVHDYTAAIKQFNETSRSLETHAELTGYNVVVDQVLKDNPKATLRDVYNTSPSDMDPYIEKGGTPGNPAYTPRAGITLDGLKMPETKENLAAVNTYFYEARGYPQQNVSNLLDYAGQVEAQLHPGKDAPKIQVDLGAIGVKASDVSTSTPYVDASTMHKRAAPVNDGTSPELSGNPLYDGAAEGLGRTRAGAALEGQAFQQAAAAMAVQAQQDGLSRIDSVHEGQDGRLFSIQGQPGAPDALRSHVDREQAVRQPLEQSAQTLQAPAPQVQAREQDVQQHAPLMR
- a CDS encoding DUF1328 family protein gives rise to the protein MIKWAIIFAIIGVIAGVLGFGGIAGGAFAIAKFLFWAFIIIAAILLVLGVTVFRKVT
- a CDS encoding DUF3313 domain-containing protein, which gives rise to MQIKPHLPLLALGLATALTGCATTAPVRYAGLDSAAQLHVNPDRRDNRIPYRYNDRADSKRYGLVLLEPVAVYAGPDAQFGKVPLPERQALADYMQVEFEAALGKAFQLTNVAGPDTLRIKLTLTGAKASKKFLAAASRFDIGGGSYNLVQSIRGKEGAMSGSVTYAVEVYDAQSGRLLDAYVSKQYPNAMNVKANIGALSASKKGIQLGAEELVATLAKTRAR
- a CDS encoding helix-turn-helix transcriptional regulator, whose translation is MALSKKDISRRATGGNTGRERPVVEASGTAVYCRARDYARDTHIPLHHHPDRHQLVYAETGVLVVKAGHGRWVVPSTRAIWMPAGMGHAVNCIGEVRMRSLYILPDAIAHPPVEASAVSVTPLLAALIHDAVEVEQPYAEDSRDGRLMRLILDELQTLPVLPLHLPEPADPRLRMIGQRLEQQPEDASTLQDWATRLQVDVKTIQRLCARELGMTFGQWRQQSRLLRALERLAVGEKVIDVALALGYDSPSAFATMFKRRFGQSPSQFFR
- a CDS encoding MFS transporter, with translation MSTTAPPLAVPASTHRPVAVGVLAAITSSHLVNDMMQSLILALYPILKGQFQLSFAQVGLITLTYQLTASLFQPLIGLRTDRKPAPYSLPMGMASTLCGLVLLAYAPSFALVLCAAMLVGIGSAIFHPESSRIARLASGGRHGLSQSVFQVGGNTGTAIGPLIAAAVIVPNGRTSVAWFAGAALIGIGLLSYVSRWYQQHLVNSANAPKRAVVADVAPLPRRTVMWVVGILLVLIFSKYFYIAGLSSYYTFYLIQKFQLSVQSAQLHLFGFLLASAAGTLIGGPVGDRIGRKPVIWASILGVAPFALALPYASLGWTTVLTMIIGFVLSSAFSAILVYAQELMPSRIGTVSGLFFGFAFGMGGLGAAVLGVLADHTSIFWVYQVISFLPLLGIVAAFLPNRRHA